TCTGCCAAGGATCGATCCACAATCACCCGGATAGCACGCAGAGGATGATCTGCAGGTACCCGCTCCTCCAGGGACAGATAACTGAACATCGCACCCATCTCTACCTTGGCTCCACGCATGATCGATTCCCTCCGTGCCCTGTTGCGGCAATTATACCACGGACTTTTTCAGCAGCCTGTTAGTCATTTCTTCTGTCCTTCCCCAAAATCCTGGGTTGAATGCTTCTGTTGCTCCATCCAGGCATCGAGGTCCTTTCGAGAGAACCGCCATTGGCCCCTAACCTTGAATGCGGGGAGCTCTCCGCCATGCGCCATGGAGTAGATGGTCTTTTCACCAACCTTCAACAGGGCCGCCACGTCCTTGATCGCTAGCACTTCTTCGCCTTGCACTGGTCTCCCCTAAGACGACACTTGGAGTCGCCTGTTGATGCGCAACACCCAAGGATTGACAAGAAAAGACAGATGGTACTCTCGCATGACATATTCTACTAATCTTGTTCTGTGTTGCACAACACCAAACATTGGGCTAAAATTCGGCCTATGAATAGCTTTGGCGAAACCGTCCGTGACCTAAGGGTCGCACAAGATCTTGGCTTGCGAGAAACAGCAAGCAAGATCGGCATTTCGCCTGCTTATCTGAGCAGGATAGAGCGAGGCAAGGAGCGCCCCCCCAGACCGGAGGTTGTTAAGGCGCTCGCCAAGGAGCTCGCAGCCGACCCGGATGTTCTGTTTCGCCTCTCCTCATCGACCGACCCGGAAGTTGTTGATTTCTTGCATGAACAGCCAGAGGCAATGGCATTTCTTCGTTATCTCAAAGATGCCTCGTTCACCGAGGTTGAAATGAAGCAACTATTGAAGCTTGCCGAAGACATCAAGAAGCCTGCGAAGTGAGGTGTGTCACTGATCAAAGTAAGGCAATCTCCGCCTCACGCCGCGTCACCAGTCTAGGCAAGATTTTTCCGCCTCCATAGATCCAGCGGCGCAGCTCTGTCTCGGCGGTAATCCAGTCCCGCTGATTGATCCGCCGCAGCAGTGTCGACGTCTGCAGCCGCCCTGCGCCAAGGTTGAACGTGAAGTCAACGATGGCCGCGAGCCGACCCTCCTGCTCCGTGGCCAGAGCAGGGCAGTAGCGCAGCGTCGTCGCCAGAGCAGTCTGCAGATCGCGCGTCAGATAGACCTCCGCTTCCGCCTCCGTGATCGGTGGGTGCTTCGGGTCGCAAAGATGGCCGTACCCAATCGTCCAGAACCCTGCTGGGCAGATATAGGGAACGGCGGTGATCTCGACTCCGCGCTTCACCTTGCGCTCGAATCCCTCGAAGCGCTTGGCCAGCTCAATGGCTGCTTTTGGCACCTCGATCACGGCCGCACCCGATCAAACACGCGCCCACGGAACCTCAACCTGGGGAGAAGGAGGCGGACTACCAACGCCATGAGGTTGCGCAGCAGGTGGCGGGCCTGGTCGCGTTCAAGAGCGAGCTGGGGCGGTTTTGCCGCACCTACGCCTATATGGCGCAACTCATCGACTTCGGCGACCCTGAACTCGAAAACTACGCGGCCTTCGCCAAGTTGCTCGGCAAGCGCCTCGATGGCGAGGCGGTCGAGAACATCGATCTGAAGGCGCTGGTCCTGATGGGCTTCGACATCAAGGCGACGCCGCTGGTCCCGAAGCCAGACCCCGAGCAGCCCGTCCTCAAGCCCATTGGGCCAGGCGGCACCGATGGCACCGCGGACGACGCGAAGTACCTCAAGGAGATCATCGAAAAGCTCAACCACCTCTTCGGCGACGCCGCACCCGTACGCGACCAGTTGGCGTTCGCCAACCAGGTTGCCTCGATCACGCAGGAGAGCGACGTGGTGATGGCTCAGATCGAGAACAACGCGCGCGACCAGGCCATGAAGGGCAATCTGCCAGGCGCCGTGCAGAACGCGGTGGTCAGGGCGCTCACGTCCCACCAAAAGCTGGCGACCGTTCTCCTAAAAGCCGACAAGCAAGTCATGACGGCGTTCATCGACCTGATCTACGAACTGGACAGGGATCGGCGCACGCTCGACATGGGGGACGCGGGTGCTTGACCTACTCAATCTGCCCGGCATCGAGC
This sequence is a window from Ferrimicrobium sp.. Protein-coding genes within it:
- a CDS encoding IS5/IS1182 family transposase translates to MRGAKVEMGAMFSYLSLEERVPADHPLRAIRVIVDRSLA
- a CDS encoding helix-turn-helix domain-containing protein, with the translated sequence MQGEEVLAIKDVAALLKVGEKTIYSMAHGGELPAFKVRGQWRFSRKDLDAWMEQQKHSTQDFGEGQKK
- a CDS encoding helix-turn-helix domain-containing protein, translating into MHNTKHWAKIRPMNSFGETVRDLRVAQDLGLRETASKIGISPAYLSRIERGKERPPRPEVVKALAKELAADPDVLFRLSSSTDPEVVDFLHEQPEAMAFLRYLKDASFTEVEMKQLLKLAEDIKKPAK
- a CDS encoding lysozyme — translated: MIEVPKAAIELAKRFEGFERKVKRGVEITAVPYICPAGFWTIGYGHLCDPKHPPITEAEAEVYLTRDLQTALATTLRYCPALATEQEGRLAAIVDFTFNLGAGRLQTSTLLRRINQRDWITAETELRRWIYGGGKILPRLVTRREAEIALL